One Phragmites australis chromosome 23, lpPhrAust1.1, whole genome shotgun sequence DNA window includes the following coding sequences:
- the LOC133906571 gene encoding VIN3-like protein 1: protein MALSGDPFRSAVLTSVSNAASAPEENRPAGDSDTASENAQEPLSSFPEQESNDASVNTEKKEPGISKCKSVEEIPRTVTVKRCKNIDSKKDSSNNFNNSSFTGSQALKKKPRKGEHPVQLCENGMSQDTKPPSTRICINSACKAVLNSDDRFCKRCSCCICHKFDDNKDPSLWLVCTSETGDRDCCESSCHIECALEHRKAGCIELGQSIQLDCNYCCAACGKVIGILGCWKRQLLVAKEARRVDILCSRIYLSHRLLDGTTRFKELHQIVEDAKAKLETEVGALDGMSSKLARGIVGRLPVAADVQRLCSLAIEKADEWLRSNIQSDTKQIDTLPAACRFIFEDVTASSLVLVLKEAVSSQYHGIKGYKLWYWNSREPPYTGEPAVFPKDQRRILISNLQPCQEYAFRIISFTEEGELGHSESKCFTRSVEIIHKNIEHGAEGCSSTAKRDGKRHNDMSSGFKVRDLGNVFRKGCAEENGYPSAFCKDEIEDSCGQSDSVIPDKDQVAGGVSRKLNLNETSVPDLNAEVVMPTVCFQNKNGCSSGKSALKKSNVCGDSETCAEGHVGEAPAMESRSHSRKQTSDLEQETCADDSNLVVISARPFSRRLGQLDDNYEYCVKVIRWLECSGHIDKDFRMKFLTWFSLRSTEQERRVVLTFIRTLLDEPSSLAGQLLDSFEEIVASKRPRSGFCTKLWH from the exons ATGGCGCTGAGCGGGGATCCATTCAGATCTGCTG TGTTAACAAGTGTTTCTAATGCTGCAAGTGCACCTGAAGAAAATAGACCTGCTGGTGACAGCGACACCGCTTCAGAAAATGCCCAGGAACCATTGAGTTCTTTTCCAGAACAAGAGTCAAATGATGCTAGTGTTAACACAGAAAAGAAAGAACCTGGCATTTCTAAATGCAAATCAGTGGAAGAAATACCAAGAACAGTGACTGTAAAGAGGTGCAAGAACATTGATTCAAAGAAAGATTCCTCAAATAACTTTAATAATTCAAGCTTTACTGGTAGTCAGGCTCTGAAAAAGAAGCCAAGAAAGGGGGAGCATCCTGTTCAGCTATGTGAAAATGGAATGTCTCAAGATACAAAACCTCCTAGCACAAGGATATGCATAAATTCCGCGTGCAAAGCTGTCTTGAACTCAGATGATAGATTTTGTAAGAGGTGTTCATGTTGTATTTGTCATAAATTTGATGACAACAAAGATCCTAGCCTTTGGCTGGTCTGCACATCGGAGACTGGTGATAGGGATTGCTGTGAGTCATCCTGCCATATTGAGTGCGCACTCGAGCACCGAAAGGCAGGATGCATAGAACTTGGACAATCTATACAGCTTGATTGTAACTACTGTTGCGCTGCATGTGGAAAGGTTATTGGAATACTTGG GTGCTGGAAGAGGCAGCTGTTGGTTGCCAAAGAAGCCCGTCGGGTTGATATTCTCTGTTCCCGCATATATCTGAGTCATAGACTTTTGGATGGCACAACTCGTTTTAAAGAGTTGCATCAGATCGTAGAGGATGCAAAAGCAAAGCTGGAAACTGAAGTTGGCGCCCTTGATGGTATGTCATCCAAGCTGGCCCGTGGCATTGTAGGCCGACTTCCTGTTGCTGCTGATGTGCAGAGACTCTGCTCTTTAGCAATTGAAAAGGCAGATGAGTGGCTGAGGTCAAACATTCAATCTGATACAAAACAAATTG ATACTCTTCCTGCTGCCTGCAGGTTTATATTTGAAGATGTTACAGCTTCATCGTTGGTGTTAGTTCTTAAGGAAGCTGTTTCCTCACAATATCATGGTATCAAAGGCTATAAACTTTGGTACTGGAATAGCAGGGAACCGCCTTACACAGGGGAGCCTGCTGTTTTCCCCAAAGACCAAAGAAGGATACTGATATCCAATCTGCAGCCCTGCCAAGAGTATGCCTTCCGGATTATTTCGTTTACCGAGGAGGGTGAACTGGGCCATTCTGAGTCTAAGTGCTTTACCAGGAGTGTGGAGATCATTCACAAGAACATAGAGcacggagccgaaggttgctcATCGACAGCCAAGAGAGATGGCAAGAGGCATAATGATATGTCATCAGGCTTCAAGGTGCGCGATCTGGGTAATGTTTTCCGGAAAGGATGCGCTGAGGAGAATGGTTACCCCAGTGCGTTCTGTAAAGATGAGATTGAAGATTCATGCGGTCAGAGTGATTCTGTGATACCGGATAAGGATCAAGTTGCAGGTGGTGTTTCACGTAAGCTCAATCTTAATGAGACCTCAGTTCCGGACCTAAATGCAGAGGTAGTCATGCCAACAGTGTGCTTCCAGAACAAGAACGGATGTAGTTCAGGAAAGAGTGCATTGAAAAAGTCGAACGTTTGTGGTGATTCCGAGACTTGTGCTGAGGGGCATGTAGGGGAGGCACCGGCCATGGAATCCCGATCACACAGTCGCAAGCAGACATCAGACTTGGAGCAAGAAACCTGTGCTGATGACAGCAATTTGGTGGTCATCTCAGCTAGGCCCTTCTCCCGTAGGTTAGGCCAGTTAGATGATAACTATGAGTACTGTGTGAAGGTTATACGATGGTTGGAATGTTCTGGCCACATCGACAAGGATTTTAGAATGAAATTTCTAACCTGGTTTAGCTTGAGATCAACGGAGCAGGAGCGGAGGGTTGTGCTCACCTTTATACGCACTCTCCTTGATGAGCCCAGTAGTTTGGCTGGGCAGCTTCTGGATTCGTTCGAAGAAATTGTtgccagtaagaggccaagaaGTGGTTTCTGTACTAAACTGTGGCATTAA